In Bradyrhizobium sp. 1(2017), one DNA window encodes the following:
- a CDS encoding M3 family metallopeptidase, producing the protein MSEPRQITDSETNPLLKAWVTPFAAPPFDEIKPEHFLPAFEQAFADHSAEIAAITNDPAAPDFANTITALERSGKLLSKVAAVFYDLVSAHSNPAILEIDKEVSLRMARHWNPIMMNAVLFGRIAQLHENRAGLDLASEQLRLLERTYTRFHRSGAGLSEEAKTRMAEINERLAQLGTSFSHHLLGDEQDWSLELGEADRQGLPESFVAGAKAAAEERGMAGKAIVTLSRSSVEPFLKSSARRDLREKVYKAFTARGDNGNDNDNNATIVEVLKLREESAKLLGYPTFAAYRLEDSMAKTPEAVRSLLERVWTPARARALADRDDMQALITEEGGNFKLAPWDWRFYAEKLRLQRANFDDAAIKPYLALDNMIAAAFDCATRLFGVTFEERKDVPVWHPDVRVWEMKGRDGKHKALFYGDYFARPSKRSGAWMTSLRDQQKLDGEVAPLVLNICNFTKGAGGEPSLLSPDDARTLFHEFGHGLHGMLSNVTYPSLSGTSVFTDFVELPSQLYEHWQERPEVLQKFARHYQTGEPLPDDLLQRFLAARKFNQGFATVEFVSSALVDLEFHTQPASAVQDVRAFEKKELEKIGMPEEIALRHRPTQFGHIFTGDHYAAGYYSYMWSEVMDADAFGAFEEAGDIFDPAVAKRLHDDIYSSGGSVDPEAAYQAFRGRPPEPDALLRRRGLLDTAKAA; encoded by the coding sequence ATGTCAGAACCCCGCCAGATTACGGACTCCGAGACCAACCCGCTGCTGAAGGCCTGGGTGACGCCGTTTGCGGCCCCGCCGTTCGACGAGATCAAGCCGGAGCACTTCCTGCCCGCCTTCGAGCAGGCCTTCGCCGATCACTCCGCCGAGATCGCGGCGATCACCAACGATCCGGCCGCGCCCGACTTCGCCAACACCATCACGGCGCTGGAGCGCTCTGGCAAGCTGCTCAGCAAGGTCGCGGCGGTCTTCTACGACCTCGTCTCGGCACATTCCAATCCGGCCATCCTGGAGATCGACAAGGAGGTCTCCTTGCGGATGGCGCGGCACTGGAATCCGATCATGATGAACGCCGTGCTGTTTGGCCGCATCGCCCAGTTGCACGAGAACCGCGCCGGCCTCGATCTCGCGTCCGAGCAGCTGCGCCTGCTTGAGCGCACCTACACCCGCTTCCACCGATCCGGCGCCGGCCTCTCCGAGGAGGCCAAGACGCGGATGGCGGAGATCAACGAGAGGCTCGCCCAGCTCGGCACCAGCTTCAGCCATCACCTGCTCGGCGACGAGCAGGATTGGTCCCTGGAGCTCGGCGAGGCCGACCGCCAGGGCCTGCCGGAGAGCTTCGTCGCCGGCGCCAAGGCTGCGGCAGAAGAGCGCGGCATGGCAGGCAAGGCCATCGTCACGCTGTCGCGCTCCTCGGTGGAGCCGTTCCTGAAGAGCTCGGCTAGGCGCGACCTGCGCGAGAAGGTCTACAAGGCCTTCACCGCGCGCGGCGACAACGGCAATGACAACGACAACAACGCAACCATTGTCGAGGTCCTGAAGCTGCGCGAGGAGAGCGCCAAGCTCCTGGGCTACCCGACCTTCGCCGCCTACCGGCTCGAAGATTCTATGGCCAAGACGCCGGAGGCGGTGCGGAGCCTTCTGGAGCGGGTCTGGACGCCGGCGAGGGCGCGTGCGCTCGCCGACCGCGACGACATGCAGGCGCTGATCACGGAGGAGGGCGGCAATTTCAAGCTCGCGCCCTGGGACTGGCGCTTCTATGCCGAGAAGCTGCGCCTTCAGCGCGCCAATTTCGACGACGCCGCGATCAAGCCCTACCTTGCGCTCGACAACATGATCGCCGCCGCCTTCGACTGCGCCACGCGCCTGTTCGGCGTCACCTTCGAGGAGCGCAAGGACGTTCCGGTCTGGCACCCCGATGTCCGGGTCTGGGAGATGAAGGGCAGGGACGGCAAGCACAAGGCGCTGTTCTATGGCGACTACTTCGCCCGGCCGTCGAAGCGATCCGGCGCCTGGATGACCTCGCTGCGCGATCAGCAGAAGCTCGACGGCGAGGTGGCGCCGCTGGTTCTCAATATCTGCAATTTCACCAAGGGCGCCGGCGGCGAGCCCTCCCTGCTGTCGCCCGACGATGCCCGCACCCTGTTCCACGAGTTCGGGCACGGCCTGCACGGCATGCTCTCCAACGTAACCTATCCCTCGCTGTCGGGCACCTCCGTGTTCACCGACTTCGTCGAGCTGCCGTCCCAGCTCTACGAGCACTGGCAGGAGCGGCCCGAGGTGCTGCAAAAGTTCGCCCGTCACTACCAGACCGGCGAGCCGCTGCCGGACGACCTCCTGCAGCGCTTCCTCGCCGCGCGAAAGTTCAACCAGGGCTTTGCCACGGTCGAGTTCGTCTCCTCGGCGCTCGTCGACCTCGAATTCCACACCCAGCCGGCGTCGGCCGTGCAGGATGTTCGCGCCTTCGAGAAGAAAGAGCTGGAGAAGATCGGCATGCCCGAGGAGATCGCGCTGCGCCACCGCCCGACGCAGTTCGGTCACATCTTCACCGGCGACCATTATGCCGCCGGCTACTACAGCTACATGTGGTCCGAGGTCATGGACGCCGATGCCTTCGGCGCCTTCGAGGAAGCCGGCGACATCTTCGATCCTGCGGTCGCCAAGCGCCTGCACGACGACATCTACTCGTCGGGCGGATCGGTGGATCCGGAGGCCGCCTATCAGGCCTTCCGCGGCCGCCCGCCGGAGCCCGATGCACTGCTGCGCCGCCGCGGCCTGCTCGACACGGCGAAGGCCGCCTGA
- a CDS encoding homospermidine synthase: MSPPSQIYAKITGPIVMVGFGSIGKGTLPMIERHLDYDKSRVTVIDPKDEGRKAHCEKQNVRFIQKAVTRDNYRELLTPLLTEGGGQGFCVNLSVDTGSTDIMELCNELGALYIDTVNEPWLGFYFDASKGPEARSNYALREVTLAAKRARPAGSTTAVSCCGANPGMVSFFVKQALLNVAADLKLNAPRPKTKGEWADLMRQAGVKGIHIAERDTQRSKKPKEPDVFVNTWSVEGFLSEGVQPSELGWGTHEKWMPENARTHEAGCGAAIYLMQPGANTRVRTWCPTRGAQYGFLVTHNESISISDYFTVRDASGKAIYRPTCHYAYHPADDAVLSLHEMFGRAAKMQEKHHILDENEIVDGIDELGVLLFGHDNNAYWYGSQLSIEETRKLAPYQNATGLQVTSAVLGGMVWALENPNEGIVEADEMDFDRLLEIQLPYLGPVKGFYTDWTPLTDRPGLFPEDIDTSDPWQFRNILVR, encoded by the coding sequence ATGAGCCCTCCCTCGCAGATCTACGCGAAGATCACCGGTCCCATCGTCATGGTCGGCTTCGGCTCCATCGGCAAAGGCACGCTGCCGATGATCGAGCGGCATCTCGATTACGACAAGTCGCGCGTCACCGTGATCGATCCCAAGGACGAGGGCCGCAAGGCGCATTGCGAGAAGCAGAATGTGCGCTTCATCCAGAAGGCCGTGACCAGGGACAATTACCGCGAACTGCTGACCCCGTTGCTCACCGAGGGCGGCGGCCAGGGCTTCTGCGTCAATCTCTCGGTCGATACCGGCTCCACCGACATCATGGAGCTCTGCAACGAGCTCGGCGCGCTCTACATCGACACCGTCAACGAGCCCTGGCTCGGCTTCTATTTCGACGCCTCCAAGGGCCCGGAAGCGCGCTCCAACTACGCGCTGCGCGAGGTGACGCTGGCCGCCAAGCGGGCGCGCCCCGCAGGCTCGACGACGGCCGTCTCCTGCTGCGGCGCCAATCCCGGCATGGTGTCCTTCTTCGTCAAGCAGGCGCTGCTCAACGTCGCCGCCGACCTGAAGCTCAACGCCCCCCGGCCGAAGACCAAGGGCGAATGGGCGGATTTGATGCGGCAGGCCGGCGTCAAGGGCATCCACATCGCCGAACGCGACACCCAGCGCTCCAAGAAGCCGAAAGAGCCTGACGTCTTCGTCAACACCTGGTCGGTGGAAGGTTTTCTGTCGGAGGGCGTGCAGCCGTCCGAGCTCGGCTGGGGCACTCACGAAAAATGGATGCCCGAGAATGCGCGGACCCATGAGGCCGGCTGCGGCGCCGCGATCTACCTGATGCAGCCCGGCGCCAACACGCGCGTGCGCACCTGGTGCCCGACCCGCGGCGCCCAGTACGGCTTCCTCGTCACCCACAACGAGTCGATCTCGATCTCCGATTACTTCACGGTGCGCGACGCCTCGGGCAAGGCGATCTACCGGCCGACCTGCCACTACGCCTACCACCCGGCTGACGATGCCGTGCTGTCGCTGCACGAGATGTTCGGCCGCGCCGCCAAGATGCAGGAAAAGCACCACATTCTCGACGAGAACGAGATCGTCGACGGCATCGACGAGCTCGGCGTGCTGCTGTTCGGTCACGACAACAACGCCTATTGGTACGGCTCGCAGCTCTCCATCGAGGAGACCCGCAAGCTCGCGCCCTATCAGAACGCCACCGGCCTGCAGGTGACCTCCGCCGTGCTCGGCGGCATGGTGTGGGCGCTGGAGAACCCGAACGAAGGTATCGTCGAAGCCGACGAGATGGATTTCGATCGTCTCTTGGAAATCCAGCTGCCTTATCTCGGCCCGGTGAAGGGTTTCTACACCGACTGGACACCGCTGACGGATCGTCCGGGCCTGTTTCCGGAAGACATCGACACCAGCGATCCCTGGCAGTTCCGGAATATCCTGGTGCGGTGA
- a CDS encoding nickel/cobalt transporter, with the protein MKPQLSPLARWLLACTAVLLLVGVADAAFHDLFAQNPFGAPRASQAPGPEAGGLIGWLLAKQSEFYRQMSATIRAAKSDGSAVWTLLFISFAYGIFHAAGPGHGKAVIASYLVANRETARRGIALSFASALMQSLVAILIVAISAWVLNATAKTMCKAEGVIEIASYALIALFGLRLVWVKGGAFIRALQAAQPVPAIAGVPHDHHHDHYHHRDAHDHHHHDHGHDHHHGHSHAHHHHGHDHVHDEHCGHSHGPAPSELAGPGGWRRGFAAILTVGIRPCSGAILVLVFALAQGLFWAGIAATLLMGLGTAITVAAIAVVAVSAKGIAARLSAGRDGGGALFMRGIEFGAAGLVLLFGVGLLFGYIAAERTTCF; encoded by the coding sequence TTGAAGCCGCAACTCTCTCCGCTCGCGCGCTGGCTGCTCGCCTGCACCGCCGTGCTGCTCCTCGTGGGTGTGGCCGATGCCGCGTTTCACGATCTCTTCGCGCAGAACCCGTTCGGCGCGCCGCGCGCCTCGCAGGCGCCCGGGCCCGAGGCGGGCGGCCTGATCGGCTGGCTGCTGGCAAAGCAGTCGGAATTCTATCGGCAAATGTCGGCGACGATCCGGGCCGCGAAGTCCGACGGCTCGGCGGTGTGGACGCTGCTGTTCATCTCGTTTGCCTATGGCATCTTCCACGCCGCCGGCCCCGGTCACGGCAAGGCGGTGATCGCGTCCTATCTCGTCGCCAATCGCGAGACGGCGCGGCGCGGCATCGCGCTGTCCTTTGCCTCGGCGCTGATGCAGTCGCTGGTCGCGATCCTGATCGTCGCCATCTCGGCCTGGGTGCTGAATGCGACGGCCAAGACCATGTGCAAGGCCGAAGGCGTGATCGAGATCGCGAGCTATGCTCTGATCGCGCTGTTCGGCCTGCGCCTGGTCTGGGTCAAGGGCGGCGCGTTCATCCGCGCGCTCCAGGCCGCCCAGCCGGTGCCGGCCATTGCGGGCGTGCCGCACGATCATCACCACGACCATTACCATCATCGTGATGCCCACGACCATCATCACCACGATCACGGCCATGATCACCACCATGGCCACAGCCACGCTCACCATCATCACGGGCACGACCATGTCCATGACGAGCATTGCGGCCATTCCCACGGTCCCGCTCCCAGCGAGCTCGCCGGTCCCGGCGGCTGGCGGCGCGGCTTCGCTGCGATCCTGACCGTCGGCATCCGCCCCTGCTCGGGCGCGATCCTGGTCCTGGTGTTCGCGCTGGCGCAGGGCCTGTTCTGGGCCGGCATCGCCGCGACCCTCCTGATGGGATTGGGCACCGCGATCACGGTCGCGGCCATCGCGGTCGTCGCCGTCTCCGCCAAGGGCATCGCAGCCCGCCTCAGCGCCGGACGCGACGGCGGCGGCGCGCTGTTCATGCGCGGCATCGAGTTCGGCGCCGCCGGCCTCGTCTTGCTGTTCGGCGTCGGCCTCTTGTTCGGCTACATCGCTGCCGAACGGACGACATGTTTTTGA
- a CDS encoding GNAT family N-acetyltransferase → MTAPRKPQIALTSKAVPFVIRAERAADVAMREALLDACFGENRHGRTCQRLRDGRAPAAGLALSAVREGKLVGTVRLWHVSAGGRPALVLGPLAVDPACRELGIGAALMHQALAAARARGHEAVILLGDAPYYARFGFSGEKTGALSLPGPFERDRLLAIEFADGALDGAEGTIVPTGAALPKRRAVRALHAHAA, encoded by the coding sequence ATGACTGCTCCTCGGAAGCCACAGATTGCCCTCACCTCGAAAGCCGTTCCGTTCGTGATCCGTGCGGAACGTGCTGCCGACGTCGCGATGCGTGAAGCGCTGCTCGATGCCTGCTTTGGCGAGAACCGCCATGGCCGCACCTGCCAGCGCCTGCGCGACGGACGTGCACCCGCCGCAGGCCTTGCCCTGTCGGCGGTGCGCGAGGGCAAGCTCGTGGGAACCGTGCGGTTGTGGCACGTCAGCGCCGGAGGCAGGCCCGCTCTGGTCCTCGGACCGCTGGCGGTGGACCCTGCCTGCCGCGAGCTCGGGATCGGCGCCGCGCTGATGCATCAAGCGCTGGCCGCCGCCCGGGCGCGCGGGCATGAAGCCGTGATCCTGCTCGGCGATGCCCCCTATTACGCCCGCTTCGGCTTCTCGGGCGAGAAGACCGGCGCGCTGTCGCTGCCCGGCCCGTTCGAGCGCGACCGCCTGCTGGCGATCGAGTTCGCGGACGGCGCGCTCGACGGCGCCGAAGGGACGATCGTCCCGACCGGCGCGGCCCTGCCCAAACGGAGGGCGGTTCGCGCCCTCCACGCGCACGCGGCCTAG
- a CDS encoding type III PLP-dependent enzyme yields MTERIQEFLRNRRKEGLDTEPCLVVDLEVVRDNYQTFAKALPDSRVFYAVKANPAPEVLALLASMGSCFDTATVAEIEMALAAGATPDRISFGNTIKKERDIARAFALGIRLFAVDCAAEVEKVARAAPGAKVFCRILYDCAGAEWPLSRKFGCDPEMAVEVLDLAKRLRLEPCGISFHVGSQQRKVKAWDRALAMASQVFRDCAERGINLSMVNMGGGFPTKYLKDVPPVVTYGRSIFRALRKHFGNQIPETIIEPGRGMVGNAGIIESEVVLISKKSDEDEVRWVYLDIGKFGGLAETMDESIRYAIRTRHDGADMTPCVLAGPTCDSADVLYEKSPYPLPVTLEIGDKVLIEGTGAYTSTYSSVAFNGIPPLRTYHI; encoded by the coding sequence ATGACCGAACGTATCCAGGAATTCCTGCGCAACCGCCGCAAGGAAGGTCTCGACACCGAGCCGTGCCTCGTCGTCGACCTCGAGGTCGTGCGCGACAATTACCAGACCTTCGCCAAGGCTCTGCCCGACAGCCGCGTATTCTACGCCGTGAAGGCGAACCCGGCTCCGGAAGTGCTGGCGCTGCTGGCCTCCATGGGCTCCTGCTTCGACACCGCGACCGTCGCCGAGATCGAGATGGCGCTGGCCGCAGGTGCGACGCCCGACCGCATCTCCTTCGGCAACACGATCAAGAAGGAGCGCGACATCGCGCGTGCCTTCGCGCTCGGCATCCGCCTGTTCGCGGTCGATTGCGCCGCCGAAGTCGAGAAGGTCGCCCGTGCTGCCCCCGGTGCGAAGGTGTTCTGCCGCATCCTCTATGACTGCGCCGGCGCCGAGTGGCCGCTGTCGCGCAAGTTCGGCTGCGACCCGGAGATGGCGGTCGAGGTGCTCGACCTCGCCAAGCGCCTTCGCCTGGAGCCGTGCGGCATCTCCTTCCATGTCGGCTCGCAGCAGCGCAAGGTGAAGGCGTGGGACCGTGCGCTGGCGATGGCCTCGCAGGTGTTCCGCGACTGCGCCGAGCGCGGCATCAACCTGTCCATGGTCAACATGGGCGGCGGCTTCCCGACCAAGTACCTGAAGGACGTGCCGCCGGTCGTCACCTACGGCCGTTCGATCTTCCGCGCGCTGCGCAAGCACTTCGGCAACCAGATTCCGGAGACCATCATCGAGCCGGGCCGCGGCATGGTGGGCAACGCCGGCATCATCGAATCCGAGGTCGTGCTCATCTCGAAGAAGAGCGACGAGGACGAGGTGCGCTGGGTCTATCTCGACATCGGCAAGTTCGGCGGTCTCGCCGAGACGATGGACGAGTCGATCCGCTACGCCATCCGCACCCGTCACGACGGCGCGGACATGACGCCGTGCGTGCTCGCGGGTCCCACCTGCGACAGCGCCGACGTGCTGTACGAGAAGTCTCCGTATCCGCTCCCCGTCACGCTCGAGATCGGCGACAAGGTGCTGATCGAAGGTACCGGGGCCTATACGTCGACCTACTCGTCGGTGGCGTTCAACGGCATCCCGCCGCTGCGGACGTACCACATCTGA
- a CDS encoding RidA family protein, protein MSRRLISTGSPLEKTVGYSRAVIDGDFAFVAGTTGYDYTTMTMPADVTSQSRNCFKTIAAALTEGGFEMADIVRATYYVTDASYIDAHFAVCGEVLGDIRPAATLLVVTALAKPEMKVEIEVTAKRRSI, encoded by the coding sequence ATGTCCCGTCGCCTGATCTCCACCGGCTCTCCCCTCGAGAAGACCGTCGGCTACAGCCGCGCCGTGATCGACGGCGATTTCGCCTTCGTCGCGGGAACCACGGGCTATGACTACACCACGATGACGATGCCGGCCGATGTCACGAGCCAGTCACGCAACTGCTTCAAGACCATCGCGGCCGCCCTGACGGAGGGCGGTTTCGAGATGGCCGACATCGTCCGTGCGACCTACTACGTCACCGACGCCAGCTACATCGACGCCCACTTCGCCGTCTGCGGCGAGGTTCTCGGTGACATCAGGCCGGCTGCGACGTTGCTGGTCGTCACCGCTCTCGCCAAGCCCGAGATGAAGGTCGAGATCGAAGTCACCGCCAAGCGCCGCAGCATCTGA
- a CDS encoding DUF1007 family protein: MGMRSLLGLLLAATLSLAASAASAHPHVWITATSELLYAPDGSITGVRHAWTFDDMFSTYAVQGLESKTKGTFTREELTPLAQTNVESLKEYAYFTFARADGKKERFQEPVDYFLDYKDTVLTLHFTLPLKNPVKPKQLVLEVFDRSFFIDFQMAKDNPVKLVGAPAGCQMKLERPNDGTASAQKLNEQTFLNGENSNFGMMFANKITVDCP; encoded by the coding sequence ATGGGCATGCGTTCACTTCTCGGCCTGCTGCTCGCCGCGACCCTGTCACTTGCGGCGAGTGCGGCAAGCGCGCATCCGCATGTCTGGATCACCGCGACCAGCGAGCTGCTCTACGCGCCGGACGGCAGCATCACCGGCGTCCGCCACGCCTGGACCTTCGACGACATGTTCTCGACCTATGCGGTGCAGGGGCTCGAGAGCAAGACCAAGGGCACCTTCACGCGCGAGGAGTTGACGCCGCTGGCGCAGACCAACGTCGAGTCGCTCAAGGAATACGCCTACTTCACCTTTGCGCGAGCCGACGGCAAGAAGGAACGATTTCAGGAGCCGGTCGACTATTTCCTCGACTACAAGGACACGGTGCTGACCCTGCATTTCACGCTGCCGCTGAAGAACCCGGTCAAGCCCAAGCAGCTGGTGCTCGAAGTGTTCGACCGCTCCTTCTTCATCGACTTCCAGATGGCCAAGGACAATCCGGTCAAGCTGGTCGGTGCGCCCGCAGGCTGCCAGATGAAGCTGGAACGGCCGAACGACGGCACCGCGAGCGCCCAGAAGCTGAACGAGCAGACCTTCCTGAACGGCGAGAACTCGAATTTCGGCATGATGTTCGCCAACAAGATCACGGTGGATTGCCCTTGA